From the genome of Candidatus Caldatribacterium sp.:
GCCAGTCAAGGCGGTCGGTGATTTCTTTTGGGTCTTCGCTCCAGAGAGTGTAATCCTTTTGCCAGATTCGAGAAATCACTCCCTGTGAAGCTACTCTGGTCAGAGATTCCCTAAATGCCTCCTCATATCTCCCAATGAAAATTTTCCAGTCCTTCATACCCATACCTCCTTGGTGTCATTGTACCCGAAGGAGTAAGGTAGGGAAAGCATGCGTGCGATCCTTTCTTTTGGATGGCACTTCGTTGACAGGTCCTTCAAGAAGCGGTATATTCGTCAAAAAAGGGGGTTTGCCGATGAAAAGATTTTTGCTCTTTCTGGTTCTTGCTCTTTTGGGAATGAGCAGTTTTGCTGCGGCCTCGACACTTGATGAAATTAAAGCTCGAGGAAAAATCTACATTGGAACCGATGCCACGTACCCACCTATGGAATTCCGCGACGAAAAGGGAGAGATTGTGGGGTTTGATATCGACCTGGGGCGGGCCATTGCTGAGGAGCTTGGGGTAGAAGCAGTATTCATTGATACGGCCTGGGATGGAATCTTTCCGGCCCTGGACGCAGGTAAGTTCGATATCATCATCTCTTCAACTTCCATTACCGAGGAGCGGTTGAAGTCCAAGGAAATGAGCGATCCGTACTATGTGACTTCGCAGGCAATAGCCGTCCGGAAAGATAATACCACCATAAAAGGACCTGAGGACCTTAAAGGGAAAGTCGTAGCGGTGCAGATTGGAACGACAGGGGACTTGGCGGTAAGCGAAATCGAAGGCGTAACGGTCAAGCGTTTCGACACTATTGACAAGGCTTACATGGAAGTTCTGAATGGTCGGGCTGATGCTGTGGTCAACGATCTTTCGGAAGTGGCTTATCGGATGAAGATGCTCCCGGACATGAAGATTGTAGCCACTTTCCGGGAAGGAGAAGAAAAGTACGGAGTGACGATGCGGAAAGGAGATCTCGAGCTCCTTGCAGCCATTAACGAAGCGCTTCGAAAGATTAAGGAATCCGGGAAGTACGATGAAATCTACCGGAAATGGTTTGGGGAGTTAGCGAAGTAGCGTGAATTTTGACTTCTCTGCCCTTTACAGAGCGTTGCCCTCACTCCTTGTGGGGGCAACAGTTACGCTTCGTATTACCTCGCTTTCCATAGCTTTAGGTCTTTGCATTGGCATTGTGGCTGGGCTTTGTCGGGTGTGGCCTAATTCAGTTCTTCGTGCGGTTTCAGGGGCCTACATCGAGATTATCCGGGGGACACCTCTCCTTGTGCAGATTTTCTTAGTCTACTTTGGACTCCCTGCTTTAGGGATTAACCTCGATCCTTTCCTGGCCGGTGTTATAGCCATGGGCATCAACAGTGGAGCTTATGTTGGGGAAATTGTCCGAGGGGGCATAGAGTCTATCGCTCGGGGGCAGATGGAAGCGGCGCTCTCTCTTGGCATGACCTGGCGACAGGCGATGTACTATGTGATTCTTCCCCAAGCTTTCGTGCGCATTCTTCCTCCTTTGGGGAATGAGTTCATCGCTCTTTTGAAGGATTCGTCACTTGTTTCAACCATTGCCATTGCTGAGCTCACAAGAACCGGGCAAATCATCATTACTCGGACCTTTAAATCTTTCGAAATTTGGAGTGGGGTAGCACTTTTCTACTTCCTCATGACCTACGCCATTTCCCGTATTGTGCGGTTCTCGGAGGAG
Proteins encoded in this window:
- a CDS encoding amino acid ABC transporter permease, whose amino-acid sequence is MNFDFSALYRALPSLLVGATVTLRITSLSIALGLCIGIVAGLCRVWPNSVLRAVSGAYIEIIRGTPLLVQIFLVYFGLPALGINLDPFLAGVIAMGINSGAYVGEIVRGGIESIARGQMEAALSLGMTWRQAMYYVILPQAFVRILPPLGNEFIALLKDSSLVSTIAIAELTRTGQIIITRTFKSFEIWSGVALFYFLMTYAISRIVRFSEERLRYSE
- a CDS encoding basic amino acid ABC transporter substrate-binding protein, which codes for MKRFLLFLVLALLGMSSFAAASTLDEIKARGKIYIGTDATYPPMEFRDEKGEIVGFDIDLGRAIAEELGVEAVFIDTAWDGIFPALDAGKFDIIISSTSITEERLKSKEMSDPYYVTSQAIAVRKDNTTIKGPEDLKGKVVAVQIGTTGDLAVSEIEGVTVKRFDTIDKAYMEVLNGRADAVVNDLSEVAYRMKMLPDMKIVATFREGEEKYGVTMRKGDLELLAAINEALRKIKESGKYDEIYRKWFGELAK